A part of Streptomyces sp. SLBN-31 genomic DNA contains:
- a CDS encoding BTAD domain-containing putative transcriptional regulator, with amino-acid sequence MRYKILGVTQAEDERGIVVPVPGPRLRALLTALALRPGRVATPDALIGEVWTDAAPHDAPAALQALVGRLRRALGKDAVTSAPGGYRLTATEHDVDLYVFEDLVHRGTAALARNDAGTAADVLDEALALWRGPALADLPDRTAATRPDALHLEATRARVDADLRLGRAHTAVPRLRELTAAHPYDEPLHALLIRALRDTGRTADALAAYESTRRALAEDLGTDPGPGLRALHAELLAAPQIQARPEPPLPPGRPQPPTRSGNLRPRLTSFVGREPELDAIRSELHRARLVTLTGPGGSGKTRLAEEAAAGLPQAWLVELAPLDRPEAVPGAVVSALGLRETVLMTAELTAPQDDPLALLVEYCAPRSELLILDNCEHVIEAAAALAETLLTHCPGLTILATSREPLGVPGESVRPVEPLVPDQARRLFEERASAVRPDADAALGDRAAVEEICRRLDGLPLAIELAAARLRLLTPRQIADRLDDRFRLLTSGSRTVLPRQQTLRAVVDWSWDLLDERERTVLREVSVFAGGWDLEAAEAVCTGPAADLVGALVDKSLIVASPYANPCEDSGSGTMRYRMLETIHEYATERAAEVPEQRAEAERRHRAWVRALVTEAEPRLRSAGQLPWISRLETELDNIRAALDRALASGAEEEAGALTLAMGWFWWLRNYRHEATSWVDRAVRLGAGVDPYDTSVDPADACLAAQGGEEPGPLHTLRMNLRMLHLFLKSDAEPMDVTPDKHAYVTAVRAFFEPGGPESARFPGLVWPVTAFVLSSWEEVRAAMNVTVANCRAHGDDWAVGVALMFRTHMAVDSPGGMKGVDEDLAELRAISRRVGDRWMRAQVCSAAGEAAMARARYEEAKGEYEEALRLAYEVGAYAETPFLIARLAEFAYRAGDRPGAVRALDEASEAADRYGVADSRAFVLLMRAHLALDDKDTVRARELCEAARAETQRGSPPPQFMVMLDAVDARVTVVESGPRLGLAKLVDTVRESVERRCADAVTATLLDGTAAVLSDLGDHARVARLLAAADRLRGGHPRLAPEGAEAERAEAATRAALGDRRWETEYAAGAALAPDELFADLDEALRGTAADRP; translated from the coding sequence GTGCGGTACAAGATTCTGGGCGTCACCCAGGCCGAGGACGAGCGCGGCATCGTCGTGCCCGTCCCCGGCCCCCGTCTGCGCGCCCTGCTGACCGCGCTGGCCCTGCGCCCCGGCCGGGTGGCCACACCCGACGCCCTGATCGGCGAGGTGTGGACGGACGCCGCTCCGCACGACGCCCCGGCCGCCCTCCAGGCCCTGGTCGGCCGTCTGCGCCGCGCCCTCGGCAAGGACGCCGTGACCTCCGCCCCCGGCGGCTACCGGCTCACGGCCACCGAGCACGACGTCGACCTGTACGTCTTCGAGGACCTGGTCCACCGGGGCACCGCGGCCCTGGCCCGCAACGACGCCGGCACCGCTGCCGACGTCCTCGACGAGGCCCTCGCCCTGTGGCGCGGCCCCGCCCTCGCCGACCTCCCCGACCGCACCGCCGCCACCCGCCCCGACGCCCTCCACCTGGAGGCGACCCGTGCCCGCGTCGACGCGGACCTGCGTCTGGGCCGCGCCCACACCGCCGTACCGCGGCTGAGGGAACTCACCGCCGCCCACCCGTACGACGAACCGCTGCACGCCCTCCTCATCCGCGCCCTGCGCGACACGGGCCGCACGGCCGACGCCCTCGCCGCGTACGAGTCCACCCGCCGGGCCCTGGCCGAAGACCTCGGCACCGACCCGGGCCCCGGGCTCCGCGCCCTGCACGCCGAACTCCTCGCGGCACCGCAGATCCAGGCCCGTCCCGAGCCACCGTTGCCACCCGGCCGCCCTCAACCCCCCACCCGTAGCGGCAACCTGCGTCCGCGGCTTACCTCTTTCGTGGGCCGGGAACCGGAGCTCGACGCCATCCGTTCCGAATTGCACAGGGCACGTCTGGTCACCCTCACCGGACCGGGCGGCTCGGGAAAGACCCGCCTCGCCGAGGAGGCCGCCGCCGGGCTTCCGCAGGCGTGGCTGGTCGAACTGGCACCGCTCGACCGCCCGGAGGCGGTGCCGGGAGCGGTGGTCAGCGCGCTCGGTCTGCGCGAGACCGTGCTGATGACCGCCGAGCTGACGGCCCCGCAGGACGACCCGCTCGCCCTGCTCGTCGAGTACTGCGCCCCGCGCAGCGAACTCTTGATCCTTGACAACTGCGAACATGTCATCGAAGCGGCGGCCGCCCTCGCCGAGACGCTGCTCACCCACTGCCCCGGGCTCACGATCCTCGCCACCAGCCGCGAACCCCTGGGCGTCCCCGGCGAGTCGGTGCGCCCGGTCGAGCCCCTCGTCCCCGACCAGGCGCGGCGCCTGTTCGAGGAGCGCGCGTCCGCCGTCCGCCCCGACGCGGACGCCGCGCTCGGCGACCGGGCCGCCGTCGAGGAGATCTGCCGCCGCCTGGATGGCCTGCCGCTCGCCATCGAACTGGCCGCGGCCCGGCTGAGGCTGCTCACCCCGAGGCAGATCGCCGACCGCCTGGACGACCGCTTCCGCCTCCTCACCTCCGGAAGCCGCACGGTCCTGCCCCGCCAGCAGACCCTGCGCGCGGTCGTCGACTGGTCCTGGGACCTGCTCGACGAGCGGGAGCGGACGGTCCTGCGCGAGGTCTCCGTGTTCGCCGGCGGCTGGGACCTGGAGGCGGCGGAGGCCGTGTGCACCGGCCCCGCGGCCGACCTGGTCGGCGCGCTCGTCGACAAGTCCCTGATCGTGGCCTCCCCGTACGCGAACCCGTGCGAGGACAGCGGCTCCGGCACCATGCGCTACCGCATGCTGGAGACCATCCACGAGTACGCCACCGAGCGCGCCGCCGAGGTCCCCGAACAGCGCGCCGAGGCCGAGCGCCGGCACCGCGCGTGGGTGCGCGCGCTCGTCACGGAGGCCGAGCCGCGCCTGCGCTCGGCCGGCCAGCTCCCGTGGATATCCCGCCTGGAGACCGAGCTGGACAACATCCGTGCCGCCCTCGACCGCGCCCTGGCCTCCGGCGCCGAGGAGGAGGCGGGCGCCCTCACCCTGGCCATGGGCTGGTTCTGGTGGCTGCGCAACTACCGCCACGAGGCGACGAGTTGGGTCGACCGGGCCGTGCGCCTGGGCGCGGGCGTGGACCCGTACGACACCTCGGTCGACCCCGCGGACGCCTGCCTGGCCGCCCAGGGCGGCGAGGAGCCGGGCCCCCTGCACACCCTCCGGATGAACCTCCGGATGCTCCACCTCTTCCTCAAGTCGGACGCCGAGCCGATGGACGTCACCCCGGACAAGCACGCGTACGTCACCGCGGTGCGGGCGTTCTTCGAGCCGGGCGGCCCGGAGTCGGCCCGCTTCCCCGGGCTCGTCTGGCCGGTGACCGCGTTCGTCCTGAGCAGCTGGGAGGAGGTGCGTGCCGCCATGAACGTCACCGTGGCCAACTGCCGCGCCCACGGCGACGACTGGGCGGTCGGCGTGGCCCTGATGTTCCGCACCCACATGGCGGTCGACTCGCCGGGCGGGATGAAGGGCGTCGACGAGGACCTCGCCGAGCTGCGGGCGATCAGCCGGCGCGTCGGTGACCGGTGGATGCGGGCCCAGGTGTGCAGTGCGGCCGGCGAGGCGGCCATGGCACGGGCCCGGTACGAGGAGGCCAAGGGCGAGTACGAGGAGGCGCTGCGCCTGGCCTACGAGGTGGGCGCGTACGCGGAGACGCCGTTCCTGATCGCCCGGCTCGCGGAGTTCGCCTACCGGGCCGGCGACCGGCCGGGTGCGGTGCGGGCGCTGGACGAGGCGTCGGAAGCCGCCGACCGTTACGGCGTGGCCGACTCCCGGGCGTTCGTCCTGCTCATGCGGGCCCATCTCGCCCTGGACGACAAGGACACGGTCCGCGCGCGCGAACTGTGCGAGGCGGCCCGGGCGGAGACCCAACGGGGTTCGCCGCCCCCGCAGTTCATGGTGATGCTGGACGCGGTCGACGCGAGGGTGACGGTCGTCGAGTCCGGTCCGCGGCTGGGACTGGCGAAACTGGTCGACACCGTCCGGGAGTCGGTGGAGCGGCGCTGTGCCGACGCGGTCACGGCGACGCTCCTGGACGGCACGGCGGCCGTGCTGTCCGACCTCGGCGACCACGCGCGCGTGGCCCGTCTGCTGGCGGCCGCCGACCGGCTGCGGGGCGGTCATCCCCGCCTGGCCCCGGAGGGCGCCGAGGCCGAGCGCGCGGAGGCGGCCACCCGCGCCGCGCTGGGCGACCGGCGGTGGGAGACGGAGTACGCCGCGGGCGCCGCTCTGGCTCCCGATGAACTGTTCGCCGACCTCGACGAGGCCCTGCGCGGTACGGCGGCCGACAGGCCCTAG
- a CDS encoding asparagine synthase-related protein, with protein sequence MRWLVGWSSTAPATAGIGTAGATGSDGETVHPVGSQLLWGDPDPLWAVGDWRPDEVRVVRADPQTRIAVLGTCGASDEELRVALFAARGGALRHLTAWPGSYTAIVQVGRRITVCGDLAGARPVFHTPWAGGTAYATAALPLADLIEANLDFGHLAALLAAPDVPAALHDSTPYDGVRRIPPGHALILRTGAREIAGYEPVASLAVAAPSADPDSAVDAVRDALVEAVRARLSAPRHVPGADIDPGPVPGMGPAERRAARGMPVAGIGADLSGGPASGTLALLAAGLPGMPGTVLGHGTGAGERLLAVTFNDLAVGGREAELERAGSLAANPRLHHVVVTGGEETLPYADLDGPLTDEPGQSLVTAARHRVRLASGSADHLTGYGARQVLDAHPARLADLLMDRKRRHLVRPVAALAKADGSVFVPARVYGAARRLARTPYGAGLELLAERLLQRRFDEPGGAVGASLAALTWARPGPAARWLTGEALAEVSVRLQASTSRSGIGPGQRPGDHRARAALARQAADIRVLEQAAEIRSQRLHAPFLDNQVVRACRALPEALRVQPGARAAILRTVLEGAGVRDLPPGWGAPSHAPAAVAARTGLRVSADSLMALFGTPLLAEAGLVEARVVRKALRAAAEGEPLPLDGLADLVSLELWLRRLLARRGTCWTGTPARQRAVPAGIHPKRGALASGGGAGVA encoded by the coding sequence ATGCGGTGGTTGGTGGGATGGAGCAGCACCGCCCCGGCGACCGCCGGCATCGGTACCGCGGGGGCCACCGGAAGCGACGGCGAGACCGTGCACCCGGTCGGCTCCCAACTCCTGTGGGGCGACCCCGACCCACTGTGGGCGGTCGGCGACTGGCGCCCCGACGAGGTGCGGGTGGTCCGCGCCGACCCGCAGACCCGGATCGCGGTCCTGGGCACCTGCGGCGCCTCCGACGAAGAGCTGCGCGTCGCGCTGTTCGCCGCGCGCGGGGGCGCACTGCGTCATCTCACGGCCTGGCCGGGCAGCTACACGGCCATCGTCCAGGTGGGCCGCCGCATCACCGTCTGCGGCGATCTGGCAGGTGCCCGCCCGGTCTTCCACACCCCGTGGGCGGGTGGCACGGCCTACGCGACCGCCGCGCTCCCCCTCGCCGACCTCATCGAGGCCAACCTCGACTTCGGCCATCTGGCGGCCCTCCTCGCCGCCCCGGACGTCCCGGCCGCGCTGCACGACTCCACCCCGTACGACGGCGTACGGCGCATTCCGCCGGGGCACGCGCTGATCCTGCGCACCGGCGCACGCGAGATCGCCGGCTACGAGCCGGTCGCCTCCCTCGCCGTGGCGGCGCCCTCGGCCGACCCCGACAGCGCGGTGGACGCCGTACGCGACGCGCTGGTGGAGGCGGTACGCGCGCGTCTGTCTGCGCCGCGGCACGTCCCGGGCGCCGACATAGACCCCGGCCCCGTCCCCGGCATGGGCCCCGCCGAACGCCGCGCCGCGCGCGGGATGCCGGTCGCCGGGATCGGCGCGGACCTCTCCGGCGGCCCGGCGTCGGGGACGCTCGCCCTGCTCGCCGCGGGCCTGCCGGGCATGCCGGGTACCGTCCTCGGGCACGGCACGGGCGCCGGCGAACGCCTCCTGGCGGTGACCTTCAACGACCTGGCCGTCGGCGGCCGCGAGGCGGAACTGGAACGCGCGGGCAGCCTCGCGGCCAACCCCCGTCTGCACCACGTGGTCGTGACCGGCGGCGAGGAGACCCTGCCGTACGCCGACCTGGACGGCCCCCTGACCGACGAGCCTGGCCAGTCCCTGGTGACCGCCGCGAGGCACCGGGTCCGTCTGGCGTCCGGCAGCGCCGACCACCTCACCGGCTACGGCGCCCGCCAGGTCCTGGACGCCCACCCGGCCCGCCTGGCCGACCTCCTGATGGACCGCAAGCGCCGGCATCTCGTGCGCCCCGTCGCCGCGCTCGCCAAGGCGGACGGCTCGGTGTTCGTCCCCGCGCGCGTGTACGGCGCGGCCCGCCGGCTGGCCCGCACCCCGTACGGGGCGGGCCTGGAACTGCTCGCCGAACGCCTCCTGCAACGCCGCTTCGACGAGCCCGGAGGGGCCGTCGGAGCGTCCCTGGCCGCCCTCACCTGGGCCAGACCGGGCCCTGCCGCACGCTGGCTGACCGGCGAGGCGCTGGCTGAAGTATCGGTTCGCCTGCAGGCGTCGACGAGCCGCTCGGGCATCGGCCCCGGCCAGCGCCCCGGCGACCACCGCGCGCGTGCCGCGCTGGCCCGCCAGGCCGCCGACATCCGCGTCCTGGAGCAGGCGGCGGAGATCCGCTCCCAACGCCTGCACGCGCCCTTCCTCGACAACCAGGTCGTCCGCGCCTGCCGCGCCCTGCCCGAGGCGCTGCGCGTTCAGCCGGGCGCCCGAGCGGCCATCCTCCGCACGGTCCTGGAGGGCGCCGGTGTACGCGACCTCCCGCCCGGCTGGGGCGCCCCCTCCCACGCCCCGGCGGCGGTCGCGGCCCGCACCGGCCTGAGAGTCTCCGCGGACTCCCTGATGGCCCTGTTCGGCACCCCCCTCCTCGCGGAGGCCGGCCTGGTGGAGGCCCGCGTCGTCCGCAAGGCGCTGCGCGCGGCGGCGGAGGGCGAGCCGCTGCCCCTCGACGGCCTGGCCGATCTGGTCTCCCTCGAACTGTGGCTACGCCGCCTCCTCGCCCGCCGAGGCACCTGCTGGACAGGCACCCCGGCCCGCCAACGCGCGGTCCCCGCGGGCATCCACCCGAAGCGAGGCGCCCTGGCCTCGGGAGGCGGGGCGGGGGTCGCGTGA
- a CDS encoding MFS transporter — MSREQRGPNEKLGAVLALAGISNAGLARRVNDLGAQRGLTLRYDKTSVARWVSKGMVPQGAAPHLIAAAIGQKLGRPVPLHEIGLADADPAPEVGLAFPRDVGQAVRSATELYRLDLAGRRAGSGGIWQSLAGSFAVSAYATPASRWLITPADSSVAREANSAEGSGAPLKVGHSDVQKLREAAEDARRWDSKYGGGDWRSSMVPECLRVEAAPLLLGSYSDEVGRALFGASAELTRLAGWMAFDTGQQEAAQRYYIQALRLARAAADVPLGGYVLASMSLQATYRGFGDEGVDLAQAALERNRGLATARTMSFFRLVEARAHARAGDAQAAGAALKAAEGWLERSREGDNDPSWLGFYSYDRFAADAAECYRDLKAPRQVRRFTEQALSKPTEEFVRSHGLRLVVSAVAELESGNLDACCEQGVRAVEVAGRISSARTTEYVKDLLHRLEPYGDEPRVVELRERARPLLMTPA; from the coding sequence ATGTCCAGGGAGCAACGCGGGCCGAACGAAAAACTCGGCGCCGTTCTCGCCCTCGCGGGAATCAGCAACGCAGGCCTCGCGCGTCGCGTCAACGACCTTGGCGCACAGCGTGGTCTGACACTTCGCTACGACAAGACGTCGGTGGCGCGCTGGGTGTCGAAGGGCATGGTGCCGCAGGGTGCCGCGCCCCACCTCATCGCGGCCGCGATCGGCCAGAAGCTCGGCCGCCCGGTGCCGCTCCACGAGATCGGTCTGGCGGACGCGGATCCCGCACCCGAAGTGGGCCTCGCCTTCCCCAGGGACGTAGGACAGGCGGTGCGGTCGGCGACCGAGCTGTACCGCCTCGACCTCGCCGGGCGCCGGGCCGGCTCCGGCGGCATCTGGCAGTCGCTGGCCGGATCGTTCGCAGTAAGCGCGTACGCGACGCCCGCCTCACGGTGGCTGATAACACCGGCCGACAGTTCGGTGGCGCGCGAGGCGAACTCCGCGGAGGGCTCGGGCGCACCGCTCAAAGTCGGCCACAGCGACGTGCAGAAGTTGCGGGAGGCCGCCGAGGACGCCAGGCGCTGGGACTCCAAGTACGGAGGCGGCGACTGGCGTTCGTCCATGGTGCCCGAGTGCTTACGGGTGGAGGCGGCGCCGCTGCTGCTCGGCTCGTACTCGGACGAGGTGGGCAGAGCGCTGTTCGGCGCCTCGGCGGAGCTCACGCGGCTCGCCGGGTGGATGGCGTTCGACACCGGGCAGCAGGAGGCCGCGCAGCGGTACTACATCCAGGCGCTGCGGCTCGCCCGGGCCGCCGCCGACGTGCCCCTCGGGGGCTACGTGCTGGCATCGATGTCGCTCCAGGCGACCTACCGCGGCTTCGGCGACGAGGGCGTCGATCTCGCGCAGGCCGCGCTGGAGCGCAACCGCGGACTGGCCACGGCCCGCACCATGAGCTTCTTCCGGCTCGTCGAGGCACGGGCACACGCGCGTGCGGGAGACGCGCAGGCGGCGGGCGCGGCCCTGAAGGCGGCGGAGGGCTGGCTGGAGCGGTCACGGGAGGGCGACAACGACCCCTCGTGGCTGGGCTTCTACTCCTACGACCGGTTCGCCGCGGACGCCGCCGAGTGCTACCGCGACCTGAAGGCGCCACGTCAGGTACGGCGCTTCACCGAGCAGGCGCTGTCGAAGCCAACGGAGGAGTTCGTGCGCTCGCACGGGCTGCGGCTCGTCGTCTCGGCGGTGGCCGAGCTGGAGTCGGGCAACCTCGACGCGTGCTGCGAGCAGGGGGTGCGGGCGGTGGAGGTCGCCGGGCGCATCTCGTCGGCGCGCACCACGGAGTACGTGAAGGATCTGCTGCACCGGCTGGAGCCGTACGGGGACGAGCCGAGGGTGGTGGAGTTGCGGGAGCGGGCCCGCCCGCTGCTGATGACGCCGGCGTGA
- the lhgO gene encoding L-2-hydroxyglutarate oxidase, translating into MVQVRAEVAYDCDVLVIGGGIVGLSTAYAITRAAPGTRVTVLEKEGGPARHQTGRNSGVIHSGIYYRPGSLKARYAVRGAAEMVKFCAEYGIAHAVTGKLIVATDKAELPRLHALVQRGRENGIPVRELGAPQIAEYEPEVRGLAAIHVGTTGVCDFVGVARQLAHGSGAEIRYGARVERIDRRAGLGVAVRTRTGDVVRARVLVNCAGLYCDEVARMTGDDPEMRIVPFRGEYYELARPELVRGLVYPVPDPAFPFLGVHLTRGIDGGVHIGPNAVPALAREGYGWGVVRPRELAGTLAWPGSWQLARRHWRYGAGELRRSVSTAAFTTAVRRLLPAVTADDLVPTAAGVRAQAVLRDGSLVDDFMIKEGPRAVHVLNAPSPAATASLPIGREVARRALTMLGSV; encoded by the coding sequence GTGGTGCAGGTGCGTGCCGAGGTCGCGTACGACTGTGACGTGCTCGTGATCGGTGGGGGGATCGTCGGGCTGTCCACCGCGTATGCGATCACGCGGGCCGCGCCGGGCACCCGGGTGACCGTGCTGGAGAAGGAGGGCGGCCCGGCCCGGCACCAGACGGGGCGCAACAGCGGGGTCATCCACAGCGGGATCTACTACCGGCCCGGGTCGCTGAAGGCGCGGTACGCGGTGCGGGGCGCCGCGGAGATGGTGAAGTTCTGCGCGGAGTACGGCATCGCGCACGCCGTCACCGGAAAGCTGATCGTGGCCACCGACAAGGCCGAGCTGCCGCGCCTGCACGCGCTGGTGCAGCGCGGCCGGGAGAACGGCATTCCGGTCCGTGAGCTGGGCGCCCCGCAGATCGCCGAGTACGAGCCGGAGGTGCGGGGGCTGGCGGCCATACACGTCGGCACGACGGGCGTGTGCGACTTCGTCGGCGTGGCCCGGCAGCTGGCGCACGGCTCCGGAGCGGAGATCCGGTACGGCGCCCGGGTGGAGCGGATCGACCGGCGGGCCGGGCTGGGGGTCGCCGTGCGCACCCGGACCGGCGACGTCGTCCGCGCGCGGGTGCTGGTGAACTGCGCCGGGCTGTACTGCGACGAGGTGGCCCGGATGACCGGGGACGACCCGGAGATGCGGATCGTGCCGTTCCGGGGCGAGTACTACGAGCTGGCCCGGCCCGAGCTGGTGCGGGGGCTGGTGTACCCGGTGCCGGACCCGGCGTTCCCGTTCCTCGGGGTGCACCTCACACGCGGGATCGACGGGGGCGTGCACATCGGGCCGAACGCGGTGCCGGCGCTGGCCCGGGAGGGCTACGGCTGGGGCGTCGTACGGCCGCGGGAGCTGGCGGGCACGCTAGCGTGGCCCGGGTCCTGGCAGCTGGCCCGGCGGCACTGGCGGTACGGGGCGGGAGAGCTGCGCCGGTCGGTGTCCACAGCGGCGTTCACGACGGCGGTGCGCAGGCTGCTGCCTGCGGTGACGGCGGACGACCTGGTGCCGACGGCCGCCGGTGTGCGGGCGCAGGCGGTGCTGCGGGACGGGTCACTGGTGGACGACTTCATGATCAAGGAGGGGCCGCGGGCGGTGCACGTGCTGAACGCGCCCTCACCGGCGGCCACCGCCTCGCTGCCGATCGGCCGGGAGGTGGCCAGGAGGGCGCTGACGATGCTGGGCTCGGTGTGA
- the trmB gene encoding tRNA (guanosine(46)-N7)-methyltransferase TrmB, with protein MSDSHNAPEAPRPAAPASAEPAGRPAHVPGVSVRHTRAKGEPRFPDGPRADPAGSHFERRIRSFQPRRSRVTAGQADALQRLWPKWGLDIDGQRVIDLAELFGNDNPVVLEIGFGMGEATAQMASADPGTNILAVDVHTPGQGNLLNLADQNGLSNVRVGNGDAIILLREMLTPDALDGLRVYFPDPWPKKRHHKRRLIQPEFLDLVATRIRPGGIVHCATDWEPYAEQMLEVLTAHPEFENTRSDGGFSPRPDFRPLTRFEGQGLDKGHVVNDLLFRRVQHHNQLPTDA; from the coding sequence GTGTCTGACTCCCACAATGCCCCCGAAGCCCCCCGGCCCGCCGCTCCCGCCTCCGCGGAGCCCGCCGGGCGACCCGCGCACGTCCCCGGTGTCTCCGTCCGGCACACCAGGGCCAAGGGGGAGCCCCGCTTCCCGGACGGGCCCAGGGCCGACCCCGCCGGTTCGCACTTCGAGCGGCGGATCCGGAGCTTCCAGCCGCGGCGCAGCCGGGTGACCGCGGGGCAGGCGGACGCGCTGCAGCGGCTGTGGCCCAAGTGGGGGCTGGACATCGACGGACAGCGTGTCATCGACCTCGCGGAGCTCTTCGGCAACGACAACCCCGTCGTCCTGGAGATCGGCTTCGGGATGGGAGAGGCCACCGCGCAGATGGCCTCCGCCGATCCAGGCACGAACATCCTCGCCGTCGACGTGCACACCCCCGGCCAGGGCAACCTGCTCAACCTCGCCGACCAGAACGGACTGTCCAACGTCCGGGTCGGCAACGGCGACGCCATCATCCTGCTGCGCGAGATGCTCACGCCCGACGCGCTGGACGGGCTGCGCGTGTACTTCCCCGACCCCTGGCCGAAGAAGCGCCACCACAAGCGGCGGCTGATCCAGCCGGAGTTCCTCGACCTCGTCGCCACCCGGATCAGACCGGGCGGGATCGTGCACTGCGCGACGGACTGGGAGCCGTACGCCGAACAGATGCTCGAAGTCCTCACCGCGCATCCGGAATTCGAGAACACGCGGTCCGACGGCGGTTTCTCGCCCCGTCCGGACTTCCGGCCGCTGACCCGGTTCGAGGGCCAGGGACTGGACAAGGGACATGTCGTGAACGACCTGCTCTTCCGTCGCGTACAGCACCACAACCAGCTCCCCACAGACGCCTGA
- a CDS encoding PrsW family intramembrane metalloprotease, which yields MATFPPYPTYPPQPPHPGGPAGRALGHAHWWQRRGVRYGALSTLLALSGLVILALVRQQTGTEGFLVGLGLAVLPVPLLIAAFRWLDRVAPGPWRNLLFSFAWGACAAALIAIVANSFATRWIATATADPSSADTLGATVIAPVVEESAKAAAVLLVFLFRRRDFTGIVDGVVIAGITATGFAFTENILYLGTAFGTDQLTGDRGIASVTAATFFVRVIMSPFAHPLFTVLTGIGFGLAATAADRQHARRVLVPLCGLLLAMGMHAMWNGSSTFGEFGFFAVYAVFMVPAFGLLTWLVIWTRQRELRTVREELPAYAAAGWLTPAEPFALGSMRARRLARDYAAHHFGKPAARTVLQYEAYATSLAFLRHRGRRGRAGADFSVRERELLAELWNRREIAGPALGYAARATAPPVPVMAPPWPMPGTYGAYGHPGYPAGPYPAYNPYQS from the coding sequence GTGGCCACCTTTCCCCCGTACCCGACATACCCGCCGCAGCCGCCGCACCCCGGTGGTCCGGCGGGCAGGGCGCTCGGGCACGCGCACTGGTGGCAGCGCAGGGGGGTGCGCTACGGGGCGCTCAGCACGCTGCTCGCGCTCTCCGGGCTCGTCATCCTCGCCCTGGTGCGCCAACAGACCGGCACCGAGGGATTCCTGGTCGGGCTGGGCCTCGCCGTACTGCCCGTACCGCTGCTCATAGCCGCCTTCCGGTGGCTCGACCGGGTCGCCCCCGGCCCCTGGCGGAACCTGCTGTTCTCCTTCGCCTGGGGGGCTTGCGCGGCGGCGCTGATAGCGATCGTCGCCAACAGTTTCGCGACCAGATGGATAGCGACGGCGACCGCGGACCCGTCGAGCGCCGACACCCTCGGCGCGACCGTGATAGCGCCGGTCGTCGAGGAGTCCGCCAAGGCCGCCGCCGTCCTGCTCGTCTTCCTCTTCCGCAGACGGGACTTCACGGGCATCGTCGACGGGGTGGTGATAGCCGGCATCACCGCGACCGGCTTCGCGTTCACCGAGAACATCCTCTACCTGGGCACCGCCTTCGGCACCGACCAGCTCACCGGCGACCGGGGCATCGCCTCCGTGACGGCGGCGACGTTCTTCGTACGCGTCATCATGTCGCCGTTCGCGCACCCCCTCTTCACCGTCCTGACCGGCATCGGCTTCGGCCTCGCCGCGACGGCGGCCGACCGGCAGCACGCCCGGCGCGTCCTGGTCCCGCTGTGCGGCCTGCTGCTCGCGATGGGCATGCACGCCATGTGGAACGGCTCGTCCACGTTCGGCGAGTTCGGGTTCTTCGCCGTGTACGCCGTCTTCATGGTGCCCGCGTTCGGACTGCTGACCTGGCTGGTCATCTGGACGCGGCAGCGTGAGCTGCGCACCGTCCGCGAGGAACTGCCCGCGTACGCCGCCGCGGGCTGGCTGACGCCGGCCGAGCCGTTCGCGCTGGGCTCGATGCGGGCGCGGCGGCTGGCCCGCGACTACGCCGCCCACCACTTCGGCAAGCCGGCCGCGCGGACGGTCCTGCAGTACGAGGCGTACGCCACGTCGCTGGCGTTCCTGCGGCACCGGGGGCGCCGGGGGCGGGCGGGCGCCGACTTCTCCGTACGGGAGCGGGAGTTGCTGGCCGAGCTGTGGAACCGGCGGGAGATCGCGGGACCGGCGCTGGGGTACGCGGCGCGGGCGACGGCCCCGCCGGTGCCGGTGATGGCACCGCCGTGGCCGATGCCCGGGACGTACGGCGCGTACGGCCACCCCGGGTACCCGGCAGGGCCGTATCCCGCGTACAACCCGTACCAGTCGTAG